In Pyrenophora tritici-repentis strain M4 chromosome 6, whole genome shotgun sequence, the DNA window GTAGTGGGCGAAGCAAGCAAGGCGCAAGCGGTTAAGCCAAGGACACATCACTCACAATCACCAGTCATGTCCCACGTCTATCTGTttcatctctctctctctctctctctctctctctccccagcaccagcaccagcaaTCACCACGGGCGGCACTCCCTCCTAACCCTTTCCCACGTCCCTCGTCCAAAACGTACAGTATGTACCCGCCCAGTCTACTTAAACAGCTAACGCCAATTCATGCCGCTCGCCCCTTCCGTTTAAGACCGAGGACCGGATCCGAACTTCGGAGGCTGGCTGGTTTGGCAAGGGCGGACTGATTCGTCGTCAAACAGATCTTCGGGGGGGATACGATATTGATGCGGTCGGTCGGGGAATTAGGGCTGCGAACCAACGACCGGCTAGgttggctggctggctggctggtGCCGACCGACCAGCATGAAGGTGTTGCAACCGTGCTGGCTACGAACCTGCACGTTTGGTGTTAGAAACGGGGAAGGGGAGGGAGGGGAGAGAGAAAAGAGCAGGCTGGGCGAGTTGAGCTACATCGTTGTGGTGGAGAGATCAGATGTTATGGTATAGGGAGAGGGTTTTATGCTATACACTTGCGACCCGGACCCGAACACGCAATTTGATGATGATGAATAATGAGAAGCAAAGGAGAAGGGATGAGGGGAGTTCAATGTGTACAGTCGGTCCAGTTCAGTTCAGTTCAGTTCAATGTGACCAAACACCGTACTGAACCACTCACTCTCTACCACTCCCAAGACCACACAGTCCACTCTTCCCCTCACCTTCTTTGCTTTTCCCGCCACATCACAAGCCCACAAGCCCACAAACTACTAATCTCTGACTAAGTCCTTACACCAATCAACCCCCCGCTCACCCAAAAAAAACATGCAACACACTATATACCCACAAGACCTATACCAAACACACCGACACGACACGTACCGCACCGACCGACCGACCCGCTTCCCGACCGAGATCCAAGGCGGAACGACAATCTCTACTTAATCAACCACGAAAAGAAAAAACAGGCGGCTAAAACCTAGCCCGCAGCAAGAGCACTGGGCACGACGGTATATGCCGTCGACATGGActgtatgtatgtatgtgtTGTCCTATTCGCGCCTTTATCCGTCACGGGTAGCGGAGCCTCGGGGCGATTGGGTTTCAAGCGGGAAGTGGAGGGGGGTGCGGAAGGAGAAGGGGAGGGGGTGCTTGCAGAGAAGTCGAGAAAAGGTAGGGATAATGGTTGTAAATTGTTAGTAAAAAGGGTAGTTTGGAGGCATGGCTGCGATCATGGCTACCATGGATATCATCTGTGTGACGGCATGTTGATGCCAGGTATCGAGTCCCCTTGAGAGTTTGTTCGGCGGTATTGGCGTGGGTTGAGTTTGGTGGTTGGGGGTGTAGTTAGTTCAAGGAAGACGGAAAGAGACTTTGCTTAAGTTGGAACGAAAGCATTAAGACCGACCACCGACCGTCTCCGCTAACTAATCAACCTCTCGCTTTGCCTGCCCGGCCTTGCGTGCGTACGCATGTGTGTTGTCTGCCTTGGGCTTTGTGTAGGTAAGCAGCAACAAACAAACTCTTGTCAGCATCCCACGATCTGGATTCCCTTCTTTCATCGGCGCCGAAAGAGTTTGGGGGAGCAGAAAGTCGAGGCTGACTGGCTCAAGCGTGCGGAACCGGAGAGGTCGGGTTCCCTGTTGACGAGACAGAGACTGCAGATCTGCTTCATGGTGTGCATATCCTGTGACAAAGAGAGACAAGACGCCCATGCAACTACAAGGCCATGTCGCTATATTCCCATGCTTGTTTCAACATTTTTTTTCTCTTTCAACGGTTGAAAACCTGGATGAGAGCTTGGGAATGCTGGTCCGTTATCCCAACAAGGTTCTGTCCTTCTCCTCAGCTTGCCAGGACAGGCCAAGATCGGAGCCTTATACCGAGATCTGCTATACCCCAAAGCAGAACTTTGCACATGCGCATGTGTTTGTATACAGGCTAGTCTGCGGCGAGACCTTGCATATATGCGCCTTCTTGGTTCATTAATCAACACACCGGTTTTTACATGACTTGCATACTAAGCTTGCGTGTTCACCATCGGAAGCAGCGGGGAAGGGGGGAATCCCTGTTTGAGTTGGCGTGCGGCGAACCCGCTGGGTTCACTGGGTTCTGGGTTTGAGACTGTTGCTATATAAGGGTAGTTGTATATGGGATAGGGCTGGGCCATGGCCAAAAGAAAGTGACTAGGCTAGGCGAGCGCTACGTAACTACAGTCCGGAGCAAAGCGGAATACTACATGAGGAGATTTCCGCCAAGTGCACGTGTGGCTGAGTAATTTTTCGAGAGAGAAATCTGCTGACTGTGTTCTGTGAGTAGTCAGGTACCGACCGGATTTCGCTGACTTGGcagttgttgttcttgtGCGGAGTATGTCGCTCCGGCCCTTCAAGCTCCGAGACTAACACTAAGACAATTCTGGAATGTTGATGATGTAACTAAATCAGTGTTGCATATTACGTGCATGAGCATAGCGTTCTGGATTCTTCTTTTGGTTTTATCATGTCGCGCATTATCTTCGGAGATCATTCTCCTCGTATTCTAGAGACACGGGAAAAAACTCAATACTTTGGCTTTCGGTACGGGGTTCTTAGCTCTTCATGCAAATGGAGGTGTAATGGGGAAATGGGAGCGGAAGGCCATGCTGACCGAATCAAATCGCCATGTACGCCGTGTCCGACTGATCCTCAGGGGACGTATCCGGTACTTGGCTTAGTTGCTGACCTTCAAGGTACCGACAAAGTTTGGACAGGGTCAAAACAAAAAGCGCCGGTCCCTTGGGCGGATTGTTACTTCCTCGGTACTTTAGCAATTACCATTACATCGCCAATGCAGGTTACGGACTCATTTTTGTAATGAACGTGCGCCTAGGACTTACTGTGTGTATGTGCACCTGCCCGTTTGGTGATACTGTCTCAGATACCAACAGCCTAGATGGCGCGTTGTCGTGTTTGTGCGTTTCCGGATATCAAGGGTCCCGAAATCTTAGTAACGACAGATACAGTAGTCGACAAACCAAAACTTTTACATTGTACTTGCATGCTGAACCTTGTGAGAGGACTAGGACATGGACATGGCCGCGCGGTAGGCGGAAGTACCCTTGGTGTCCATGATGCGACCGGCTCGCGACCTGGCGACTCGTGAACCGGCGGCTTGCGAGTAAGTGAGTAAGTGAGCCAACGCGAGCCGGCTCTCTCTCTCAGTCCCTCTCTCTTTCGGTTAGACATAATTCTCCGACGCAAGGCCGTTGGGGATGATCTGCGACACGATTCTGCATATCCGCCCCCCCTGGTTTCCCTTTTCTGCACTGAGGCTTGAGCTCGACGCTCGGGCTGCTGTCGAGCGAACTGGCTGATGCTGCGAGTAAGCAAGCTGGCTACTGGGTTGTTGCAACGTTGCAACTATCCGGGGACGCCGCCGTGGGGGCAGCGGAGGCGCCACCGCAGTTGACGGACGGATAGAATCTTGGGGGTTTAGTTTGGATGAGAGTCCACGTCTCGGGTGTGGCGTGTTTTCTTGGGGCGCAGGCACAAGCGATTTTCGGAGTCTTCGGAGTTTGAGGCAACTTCTCGGAGTTCTATGAGCGCCGTGGGCGCGTCGACTGTGCTTCGACTTGATTGCTTTTTTACTTTTGGGGAAACCGCTTCGTGTTGGGGTAGGAGATGTAATCTAGGCGCGCAGGTCCGAGGTCCGTGTAGATGGATGATTGATGTTGTGGCGCGCACGTGATAGTCAGCCACTTTCAATGTCTTTGCGATGCCCACCGTAGCGACTGCGACGTTTGATCAACATGGTTCACACAGCTCGAACGCCGTAGAGAGGACACGTGATTCAATGAACACCCAAGTGCCTTTCGGTCAAATGCAGCAAAGGCGCGCATCTAGCAGTGATGAAGTGCTTGCTGGCTTGCTACATATTGCCATCCCATGCATCAGCCCCGCCGTACGCACCATACATCCCCACCCCAACATTGCGATCATCAAAACACGCATCTTCTCTGCACTACCCGTATCGCATGCATGGTGTCGTTCACAAGAAGAAAATAGCCATGATCATGTGTTGTGAATCTGTGACATCCGCACACCACCTGACCACAAGCCCGCCAACACCATACCCCAGTCGGATTCCATCGCTACACCTGCACTCATGACGTGTAAAGTTAATCTCATGCCGCCTCATCACCCTCCCCCCAGTCCCCACAGCGAACGATATCAGCGCACGTGGAGCCACAAAAAACGTAGCGTGTTTTAGTGGAGATTTGAGGTCGGCATCGAGATTTACGGCGCTGAGGGAGAGTGTTTTGTGCAACGCGTGTTGCGCTGTTTGCTGTATATTGTGGGATGGGAGGGTGTGAGGGGGCCTGTGCTCAGCTTTCTGAGCGCAGGTTTGTGAGCGTTTGAGCCCAACGGTCAATTGAATGTGTGTGGTTGGATTGGACTCGTTGGTGTTGGTGGTTGATGAGTGCACACAGAATGAGGCGTGAGGGCTGGGGATATGCCGGGTGAGTTGGTCGTTTGGATGGCTCACATGCAATGAGTGCGTGCGTGGCTTCTTGTCATCTTGTGAGAGGGATGATGATATATACTGCCTATCTACCTTTTTCATGTCTACAACATACACAGATACATCATACTCCTCAAGCCAAACACTCCTCTCATTCTTACCCCAAACGCCCAGCCTTTCTTCACAATGGTGTTCATCCTCGAGACCCTTGCTGTTGCCTTTGTCGTCGTTAGCGGATTGAAGCTCACAGCCGTCGGTCTGGTAGTCAAGCGACTGAGGAAATACTAGGCGCTTTAGCCACCCATCTCAAAGACTCTTTGGATTGGAGAGAAAAGATAACGTCGACCGCCATCGTTTATGCCATAGCCCCACCGGATGGTGCGAGAGCAACGACGAAAGCGGATATATTACCCCGCAGCCGCAGCCGCACACCAGGGACGACCGACAGAACACCAAGGGCCCCCAACCCAAGATAACCAACCGACAACACCACGACAACTTATACTACAAACCTTCATCATGACAtcgccaccaccaccacaaaCATTCACACAAATCCCTGTGCTACCACTCAGTGCGGCGCTCGATGAATCCACCAAGCCGCAGTTCCTACGCGACTTGCGCTCCGCACTGCTCAACGTGGGGTTTCTCTATCTGTCCGAGACAGGGCTGCCAGATCAGCTGATCAACGATGTAATACGCGAGTGTGGGAATTTCTTCGAGAAGCTACCGTTGAGCGAGAAGGAGAAGATTGAGATGAAGAACGAGAAGAGTTTCTTAGGCTGGTCGAGAGTAAGTTAGTTTTCTTGTCTACTGTCTCAAGGCGGGGAGGGTTGTGCAGAATAGTATGTATTGGTTCTATTAGGATCTCTATCACTATATGCTGCGCTATGCATCAAGGGGAGGTGTTGACGCAAAGGAAACTATGATACAAGAGGTGGAAGGAAGAAGGAAAGCCGGCCGTTGTACCCATGAGCGCGTAAAACCAAAATAAGAAAAGCCTTCCCCGTGTTTCCCCAACGCCCCAGTTCTCTACAAAAACAAACAAGTTATTCACCCGGGTATATCCCTATAAATACAGACGACGCCAACAATGTTTGTTACCTGCAATCGTTATATATCGACTCCTGCCATTACCCGTCCATCTCTTTTGTTCTCATGTTTTTACTCCATTCGCTTTTTGTGTTTCTTGTTTCTTCGTTCGTCTTAATCGTCGTCCGACCTCTTCCTTCGTAAAACGCATTGCTGACAGATTCCAACCCTCGTTAGCTCGATAATGAGACCACTGCGTTCAACCCAGACCATAGAGAACAACTCGATCTCTCCACTCCGCATCCTGTTCCAGGACCCGACGCCCCACTGTACCACAACCTTCTTGCGCCAAACCAATGGCCATCGCCAGAATATTTGCCAGCTTTCCGTCCCGTATATGAGGACTATATACGCCGCATGTCGCACATTTCCACACTGTTTACCTCGCTGATTGCCGAAGCCATCGGCTTAGCACCCGATGCGTTTGGAAAGTTCTTCGATCGGGACCAGCAGCACAAGCTCAAGATAGTAAAGTACCCTGAAGTAGATGTCCCCGAACTACCAGCGCAGGCGAGCGAAGTCGATCGAAAGAAGTGGGAGATTAAGCGCCAAGGCGTGGGTCCGCACAAGGATAGCATGCTCACCAGCTACCTCTTGCAAGCAAGCCCCCAGCTCGGACTGCAGGCACAAAACGCAAAGGGCGAGTGGATAGACTGCGCGCCAATCCCAGGCACGCTCGTGGTAGCGATCGGCCAAGGCATGGAGGCTCTAACTGATGGCGTCTGCGCTTCAACCACGCACCGTGTCCTCAGCCCACGCAAAGGCGAAGGCGCACGGTACTCGGTCCCCTTCTTCCAAGGCGTCAGCTATGACGCGCAATTTGAAGGCATGCAGGTGCCCGAAGACGTGCTGAAGCTGAGGGACGAGGCTCGCAAGAAGCGCAGAGACGACGTCGAGTTTACGTTTGTAAAAGGCAAGTGGGGACATCTCGGCGAGGCAACATTGATGAACAGGATCAAGAGCCACCCCGACGTCGGGGAGCGATGGTATCCACAGGAGCTGGAGCAGATTCGGAGACAACAAGCCGCAGCGCTATCATGAGGGCGACTCCAACTGCAGGCAGGGTACTAGGATAGTACATAGTACAGTCCACAATCAAACTCTGTCGCAACGGCTTGATGATGCGGTGAGAAGCCACGATGATGCGCCGCCAGATACGATGCGGTGTGCTGCGCCCAGGATACTGTGGCCCAAAGCGGACTCGCGTGACCCACAATAGCGTCCCGCGATGCGATTGGCCGGAAGCGTCCCCGA includes these proteins:
- a CDS encoding putative naringenin 3-dioxygenase protein, with the protein product MTSPPPPQTFTQIPVLPLSAALDESTKPQFLRDLRSALLNVGFLYLSETGLPDQLINDVIRECGNFFEKLPLSEKEKIEMKNEKSFLGWSRVS
- a CDS encoding 2OG-FeII-Oxy domain containing protein is translated as MSHISTLFTSLIAEAIGLAPDAFGKFFDRDQQHKLKIVKYPEVDVPELPAQASEVDRKKWEIKRQGVGPHKDSMLTSYLLQASPQLGLQAQNAKGEWIDCAPIPGTLVVAIGQGMEALTDGVCASTTHRVLSPRKGEGARYSVPFFQGVSYDAQFEGMQVPEDVLKLRDEARKKRRDDVEFTFVKGKWGHLGEATLMNRIKSHPDVGERWYPQELEQIRRQQAAALS